TTGCCCGCGGAAAGCGAGTATATTTCCAAACTCAAAACAACAATCTATGCGAAAACAGCCATAAAAAAGAATCAGGGGATGGCCTGGGATACTTCAGGTCATCCTTTTTTCATTTCATTTAAAGAAAGTATAAAGACTTTCTTCAATATAAGGGCAACTAAGGCTCAGCCTGCGCTAAGGCTTGGCTTTGCCTAGTTTTCTTTATAGTGAGCAGATTATTGCTCAAAGCGAACAGAATATTTCCGTAAGTGAACAGATAATGTTGAAAAGTGAACAAATTATCCTAAGCATGAAGAGTTTATATAGGAAGGTGCCCAGAATTGTCCTCTGAAGTTCTTCCACATGTTTCACCGAGTATTTTCCTTATGCCTGAAAGAACGTGATTTTAGCCCTAGTAAAAGTCGATAAAAGAAAACACTTGTAACAAAAATGAAATATAAAAAATCTCGAAATATAACAAATTTAGGTTTAGATAGGTATGTACTAAAGGAATTAGATACGTAATCCAGCGAGAGGTTAAATTTACCAAAAATAATGGTCTAAGGCCCTTTTTACCCCGATATGACAAGGGAAAATACCTTGAATTCAAGAGGTTAGTTCATAGGGATCAATTAATATACATATATTTACATTTTTACAATAAAAACAATTTTGACGGGTATGGCATTGTTTGGTAGTTTTTCCTTATGATATGAACAATTTTTGTAATTTCAGATTCATAAACAGTCGATTTTTGGAGGACGTCTTCTATGAAACTTGTAATCGATGAAACATTAGGTGACTTTCAAACAGAGGGTATAGTCATCAAACCGGTGAATACGAAAAATGGCCTCAAACCGATAAAAGAAGTCATCCAGGATCATCAGTCCAAAACTTTTTCAAAATCATTAGATATCACCGCATTCAACCAGCTGGACCAAATCCATTTTTTTAAGAATTTATCCGATGCTTCAGAAATCATTTATTTTTACGATCCATTTTACACCGATAGCAATGTGATCCGCAGGTTGCAGAACTGGCTGTATCCACAACAGTCACTAAGCAGCTATCCCATCTTTCATAATCGTGCAACCCTCTATATGCTGCTCGATAAAGTAACTCGATATAGTCATGAATCATCAGACTCAATCATCAATTTTATTGAACAAGAAAGCAATACGATCCAAGAATGGGTCATTACGACTGACCCCAAAGTTTATTATAAAAAAAGTATAAAATCTATTCATAAAAAGAAGAAATCAAAACCATACAAACTGCTTGTTTCAGAAAATGGGAAGGCGAAAATCAAAAAATCCGGTACGGTGGAAGAATTGATCGTGAACATCTTACCCAGGGAGAACTCCGGGTTCAAATCATGGCTTGTTCATAAGGGGTTCTCAGGTGATCTGCCAATCGATGATCATGTGAAACAACACAAATTAGAAGATGACAATTTACCTGTCAACGTACCTTTTGTACATATAGTAACTCAACCTACCTTGAATTGATGGAGTGACGAAGCAATGATCGATGCCAAACGAAAAGCGTTCATTTTTTTGACGATTGCATTCATATTAGCAGTTGCAGCAGCTGGTTTTATCATCAACCAGATCCAAATGGCTCAGGATTCACTTGGAGAAACAGTGAAAGTAGCCGCAGCAGATAAAGAAATCCAATCTTATACCTCCCTTGAGAATAGTGACATTACGTGGGTTGAAATGCCGAAAAACGCACAGGTCGAGTCGTTTATCCAACAATCGGATGATATTGATGATTCCATTACGGTCGTCAATTTGAAAGAAGGAGACCTTGTCACAAAAAATGTAGTCAGGAAAAAGATTGATATCCCTGCCGACCACCGGATAGTCTGGCTTAACCCCAGTGAGATCGTGATTGTCGATCAGGGTGTTGCCGAAGGAGATCTAGTGGATATCATTTCTGTCACGGAAAATAAAGAAAAAGGCGTCGTCACCCAACGTTTGCTGCAAAACATCAAAGTGGTCCAGATGGAAAGTAAAAGTGAGGGGCCATCTGCTATCAAGGTCTCACTCCCAGTGAACGAGGCTGAACGGTTGATCCATGCCCAGAATTCGGCTAAACAAATCCGGATCCTTAGAGTCAACCAGGTGATGAAAGACAACAGCGCAACTCAGGAAACACCTGAACAAACAACCCCAGAGCCTGAGCAGAAAGAAACGAAGCCACCTGAGGAACAGAATGAAACGAATGAAGCAGCAAAGGATAAACCTAAAGATAAAAAGCCCGAAGAAAAATCAGAAGATAAAAAAGATGAGCAATAAGGAGACGATGTTCGATGAGCCAATTGAAAGCCTTGATTATAACAACCAATCTAACGATAAAACAATCTCTGATCGATATCCTGGAGGCTCATGGAATTGATTCTGAAGTGGATGAACAATGGAAACGCTCGTTTTCAAACCTGAATAAATATACTTTCTACTTCATAGATCGCGAAGCATTGAATCAGGCAGAAGGATTTACTTTGCCTGTATCAAGCTTTTTGATCGGCATCACTTCGGAACGTTCTTTTGATGAAGGTAGGGAGTGGATGAAAGCCGGGGCTTACGACGTCGTCGTTTACCCAGAAGAACAATCCCGCCTGAATGAAATCATCCAGTCTTCAAAAGAAAAAGTGAAAATACAGCAGGAAAGCTTCGGGGAAGCATCGAGTGGAGGCGGGCAAGTTGAAGCCTTTTACAGTGCAAAAGGTGGAAGCGGCAAGACGCTGTTAGCAGCGATGACAGCCCAATCCCTGCAAATCCATAAGGAAAAACGGGTCATCCTGATTGACCTCAGCGCACAATTCGGAGGTCTGGAGACGATCTATGGTGTAAAGACGAACCGTTCCTATATCGACCTTCAGCCAGTTTTGAAAGAGTTGTCTCTCAACCATATCGAAAATGTGGCAACACGCGATGAAAAGACTGGCAATTACATACTTCTAGGACCAAGTAACCCAGCAAAAGCGGAAGACATCACAGAGGAATTGATCACGAAAGTCATCCGGACGTGCAGAGCACATTTTGATCATGTGATTTTAGATTTGCCGACAAGTATCAATACAGTCAGTTTCACCGGCTTGAATGAAGCAACACAGATTCATTATGTGCTGAATCCTGACAGCCTATCTTTACGCTGCTTTAAGTATGCTATGGAGCTGTTCGAGCGTTTTCAGCTTGGAACAAGGGGTAACCTTTCCATCCTGTTGAACCGTGCGCATCCGAAGAGTGAATTAGGCGAGAAAGACATTGCGAAATTGATTGGAAAAGAAGTGGACGCTTCAATCCGATCTGACTACTTTTCATTGCAGCCACTCTTGAATATGGGGGAGAGCTTTTATAAGAAGGAAAAAGACAAAGGTCAATTCAAACCAGCAAGAGACATCCGTCTGTTTGTAGATAAAGTTTTGCTTTAAAAAGGTGGTGAAGAGATGTCCTGGTTACAAAAAGCAGTAAACACAACGCCATTGAATGCAAAGCAGGAAAATGGATGGGATGTGGAAACGGAACAGCAAGAATCCTGGGTCCGTCATTATAAAAGCAGACT
The Alkalihalobacillus sp. TS-13 genome window above contains:
- the cpaB gene encoding Flp pilus assembly protein CpaB translates to MIDAKRKAFIFLTIAFILAVAAAGFIINQIQMAQDSLGETVKVAAADKEIQSYTSLENSDITWVEMPKNAQVESFIQQSDDIDDSITVVNLKEGDLVTKNVVRKKIDIPADHRIVWLNPSEIVIVDQGVAEGDLVDIISVTENKEKGVVTQRLLQNIKVVQMESKSEGPSAIKVSLPVNEAERLIHAQNSAKQIRILRVNQVMKDNSATQETPEQTTPEPEQKETKPPEEQNETNEAAKDKPKDKKPEEKSEDKKDEQ
- a CDS encoding AAA family ATPase translates to MSQLKALIITTNLTIKQSLIDILEAHGIDSEVDEQWKRSFSNLNKYTFYFIDREALNQAEGFTLPVSSFLIGITSERSFDEGREWMKAGAYDVVVYPEEQSRLNEIIQSSKEKVKIQQESFGEASSGGGQVEAFYSAKGGSGKTLLAAMTAQSLQIHKEKRVILIDLSAQFGGLETIYGVKTNRSYIDLQPVLKELSLNHIENVATRDEKTGNYILLGPSNPAKAEDITEELITKVIRTCRAHFDHVILDLPTSINTVSFTGLNEATQIHYVLNPDSLSLRCFKYAMELFERFQLGTRGNLSILLNRAHPKSELGEKDIAKLIGKEVDASIRSDYFSLQPLLNMGESFYKKEKDKGQFKPARDIRLFVDKVLL